From the genome of Helicobacter pylori, one region includes:
- a CDS encoding DNA-directed RNA polymerase subunit beta/beta', with protein sequence MSKKIPLKNRLRADFTKTPTDLEVPNLLLLQRDSYDSFLYSKDGRESGIEKVFKSIFPIQDEHNRITLEYVGCEFGKSKYTVREAMERGITYSIPLKIKVRLILWEKGTKSGEKNGIKDIKEQSIFIREIPLMTERTSFIINGVERVVVNQLHRSPGVIFKEEESSTSLNKLIYTGQIIPDRGSWLYFEYDSKDALYARINKRRKVPVTILFRAMDYQKQDIIKMFYPLVKVRYENDRYLIPFASLDANQRMEFDLKDPQGKIILLAGKKLTSRKIKELKENHLEWVEYPMDILLNRHLAEPVMVGKEVLLDMLTQLDKNRLEKIHDLGVQEFVIINDLALGHDASIIHSFSADSESLKLLKQTEKIDDENALAAIRIHKVMKPGDPVTTEVAKQFVKKLFFDPERYDLTMVGRMKMNHKLGLHVPDYITTLTHEDIITTVKYLMKIKNNQGKIDDRDHLGNRRIRAVGELLANELHSGLVKMQKTIKDKLTTMSGAFDSLMPHDLVNSKMITSTIMEFFMGGQLSQFMDQTNPLSEVTHKRRLSALGEGGLVKDRVGFEARDVHPTHYGRICPIETPEGQNIGLINTLSTFTRVNDLGFIEAPYKKVVDGKVVGETIYLTAIQEDSHIIAPASTPIDEEGNILGDLIETRVEGEIILNEKSKVTLMDLSSSMLVGVAASLIPFLEHDDANRALMGTNMQRQAVPLLRSDAPIVGTGIEKIIARDSWGAIKANRAGVVEKIDSKNIYILGEGKEEAYIDAYSLQKNLRTNQNTSFNQVPIVKVGDKVEAGQIIADGPSMDRGELALGKNVRVAFMPWNGYNFEDAIVVSERITKDDIFTSTHIYEKEVDARELKHGVEEFTADIPDVKEEALAHLDESGIVKVGTYVSAGMILVGKTSPKGEIKSTPEERLLRAIFGDKAGHVVNKSLYCPPSLEGTVIDVKVFTKKGYEKDARVLSAYEEEKAKLDMEHFDRLTMLNREELLRISSLLSQAVLEEPFSHNGKDYKEGDQIPKEEIASINRFTLASLVKKYSKEVQNHYEITKNNFLEQKKVLGEEHEEKLSILEKDDILPNGVIKKVKLYIATKRKLKVGDKMAGRHGNKGIVSNIVPVADMPYTADGEPVDIVLNPLGVPSRMNIGQILEMHLGLVGKEFGKQIASMLEDKTKDFAKELRAKMLEITNAINEKDSLTIHVLESCSDEELLEYAKDWSKGVKMAIPVFEGISQEKFYKLFELAKIAMDGKMDLYDGRTGEKMRERVNVGYMYMIKLHHLVDEKVHARSTGPYSLVTHQPVGGKALFGGQRFGEMEVWALEAYGAAHTLKEMLTIKSDDIRGRENAYRAIVKGEQVGESEIPETFYVLTKELQSLALDINIFGDDVDEDGAPKPIVIKEDDRPKDFSSFQLTLASPEKIHSWSYGEVKKPETINYRTLKPERDGLFCMKIFGPTKDYECLCGKYKKPRFKDIGTCEKCGVAITHSKVRRFRMGHIELATPVAHIWYVNSLPSRIGTLLGVKMKDLERVLYYEAYIVKEPGEASYDNEGTKLVMKYDILNEEQYQNISRRYEDRGFVAQMGGEAIKDLLEEIDLITLLQSLKEEVKDTNSDAKKKKLIKRLKVVESFLNSGNRPEWMMLTVLPVLPPDLRPLVALDGGKFAVSDVNELYRRVINRNQRLKRLMELGAPEIIVRNEKRMLQEAVDVLFDNGRSTNAVKGANKRPLKSLSEIIKGKQGRFRQNLLGKRVDFSGRSVIVVGPNLKMDECGLPKNMALELFKPHLLSKLEERGYATTLKQAKRMIEQKSNEVWECLQEITEGYPVLLNRAPTLHKQSIQAFHPKLIDGKAIQLHPLVCSAFNADFDGDQMAVHVPLSQEAIAECKVLMLSSMNILLPASGKAVAIPSQDMVLGLYYLSLEKSGVKGEHKLFSSVNEIITAIDTKELDIHAKIRVLDQGNIIATSAGRMIIKSILPDFIPTDLWNRSMKKKDIGVLVDYVHKVGGIGITATFLDNLKTLGFRYATKAGISISMEDIITPKDKQKMVEKAKIEVKKIQQQYDQGLLTDQERYNKIIDTWTEVNDKMSKEMMTAIAQDKEGFNSIYMMADSGARGSAAQIRQLSAMRGLMTKPDGSIIETPIISNFKEGLNVLEYFNSTHGARKGLADTALKTANAGYLTRKLIDVSQNVKVVSDDCGTHEGIEITDIAVGSELIEPLEERIFGRVLLEDVIDPITNEILLYADTLIDEEGAKKVVEAGIKSITIRTPVTCKAPKGVCAKCYGLNLGEGKMSYPGEAVGVVAAQSIGEPGTQLTLRTFHVGGTASRSQDEREIVASKEGFVRFYNLRTYTNKEGKNIIANRRNASILVVEPKIKAPFDGELRIETVYEEVVVSVKNSDQEAKFVLRRSDIVKPSELAGVGGKIEGKVYLPYASGYKVHKGGSIADIIQEGWNVPNRIPYASELLVKDNDPIAQDVYAKEKGTIKYYVLEANHLERTHGIKKGDIVSEKGLFAVIADDNGREAARHYIARGSEILIDDNSEVGVNSVISKPTTNTFKTIATWDPYNTPIIADFKGKVSFVDIIAGVTVAEKEDENTGITSLVVNDYIPSGYKPSLFLEGDNGEEVRYFLEPKTSIAVSDGSSVEQAEVLAKIPKATVKSRDITGGLPRVSELFEARKPKPKDVAILSEVDGIVSFGKPIRNKEHIIVTSKDGRSMDYFVDKGKQILVHTDEFVHAGEAMTDGVVSSHDILRISGEKELYKYIVSEVQQVYRRQGVSIADKHIEIIVSQMLRQVRILDSGDSKFIEGDLVSKKLFKEENARVIALKGEPAIAEPVLLGITRAAIGSDSIISAASFQETTKVLTEASIAMKKDFLEDLKENVVLGRMIPVGTGMYKNKKIVLKTLEYDSKF encoded by the coding sequence ATGTCAAAAAAAATTCCCCTAAAAAACCGCTTGAGAGCTGATTTTACAAAAACCCCAACAGATTTAGAAGTTCCTAATTTATTATTATTACAACGAGACAGCTATGATTCTTTCTTGTATTCCAAAGATGGTAGAGAGAGCGGGATTGAAAAGGTTTTTAAATCCATTTTCCCTATTCAAGATGAACATAACCGCATCACTTTAGAATATGTAGGTTGCGAATTTGGCAAGTCTAAATACACCGTTAGAGAAGCGATGGAAAGGGGCATTACCTACTCCATCCCTCTCAAAATTAAAGTGCGCTTGATTTTGTGGGAAAAAGGCACCAAAAGTGGCGAAAAGAACGGCATTAAGGATATTAAAGAACAAAGCATTTTCATTCGTGAGATCCCTTTGATGACAGAACGCACTTCATTTATTATTAATGGGGTGGAGCGCGTGGTCGTCAATCAACTCCACAGAAGCCCCGGTGTGATTTTCAAAGAAGAAGAGTCCAGCACTTCTTTAAACAAGCTCATTTACACAGGGCAAATCATCCCTGATAGAGGTTCGTGGCTGTATTTTGAATACGATTCTAAAGATGCTTTATATGCTCGTATCAATAAACGCCGTAAAGTGCCTGTTACTATTTTATTCAGGGCGATGGATTATCAAAAACAAGACATTATCAAAATGTTCTACCCGCTTGTTAAAGTGCGTTATGAAAACGATAGATATTTGATCCCATTTGCTTCATTAGACGCCAATCAAAGAATGGAATTTGACTTGAAAGATCCTCAAGGCAAGATCATTCTTTTAGCGGGTAAAAAGCTCACTTCAAGAAAGATTAAAGAGCTTAAAGAAAACCATTTAGAATGGGTGGAATACCCTATGGATATTTTACTCAATCGTCATTTAGCTGAGCCTGTTATGGTGGGGAAAGAAGTCTTATTAGACATGCTCACTCAGCTAGATAAAAACAGATTAGAAAAAATCCACGATTTAGGCGTGCAAGAATTTGTGATCATCAACGATTTAGCTTTAGGGCATGACGCTTCCATTATCCATTCTTTTTCAGCCGATTCTGAGTCTTTGAAATTGCTCAAGCAAACTGAAAAAATTGATGATGAAAACGCTCTAGCGGCGATTCGTATCCATAAGGTTATGAAACCAGGCGATCCTGTTACGACTGAAGTGGCTAAGCAGTTTGTCAAAAAACTTTTCTTTGATCCTGAACGCTATGATTTGACCATGGTGGGCCGTATGAAAATGAATCACAAGTTAGGCTTGCATGTGCCTGATTATATTACGACTTTAACGCATGAAGATATTATCACCACCGTTAAATACCTCATGAAGATCAAAAACAATCAGGGCAAGATTGATGACAGAGACCACTTGGGCAATCGTAGAATCAGGGCGGTAGGGGAATTACTAGCGAATGAATTGCATTCAGGATTAGTGAAAATGCAAAAGACCATTAAAGACAAGCTCACTACCATGAGCGGGGCTTTTGATTCGCTCATGCCTCATGATTTGGTTAATTCTAAAATGATCACAAGCACCATCATGGAATTTTTCATGGGCGGTCAGCTCTCGCAATTTATGGATCAAACTAACCCCTTGAGTGAGGTTACGCACAAACGCCGCCTTTCAGCACTCGGTGAAGGGGGGTTGGTGAAAGACAGGGTAGGGTTTGAAGCTAGGGATGTGCACCCCACGCATTATGGTCGAATCTGTCCCATTGAGACCCCAGAAGGTCAAAATATCGGTTTGATCAACACCCTTTCCACTTTCACTAGAGTGAATGATTTAGGCTTTATTGAAGCCCCTTATAAAAAGGTTGTGGATGGCAAGGTAGTGGGTGAGACGATTTATTTGACCGCTATTCAAGAAGACAGCCACATCATCGCTCCCGCAAGCACCCCCATTGATGAAGAGGGTAATATTTTAGGCGATTTGATTGAAACGCGCGTGGAAGGCGAGATTATTTTAAACGAAAAAAGCAAAGTAACTTTAATGGATTTAAGCTCTAGCATGCTAGTAGGGGTAGCCGCATCGCTCATCCCTTTCTTAGAGCATGATGATGCCAACCGTGCCTTAATGGGGACTAACATGCAGCGCCAAGCAGTGCCCTTATTGAGAAGCGACGCTCCCATTGTGGGCACAGGGATTGAAAAAATTATCGCTAGGGATTCTTGGGGAGCGATCAAAGCCAATCGTGCAGGCGTCGTAGAAAAAATTGATTCTAAAAATATTTATATTTTAGGCGAAGGCAAAGAAGAAGCCTATATTGATGCGTATTCTTTGCAAAAAAACTTGCGCACCAACCAAAACACCAGTTTCAATCAAGTCCCTATCGTTAAAGTGGGCGATAAAGTGGAAGCCGGGCAAATCATCGCTGATGGCCCTAGCATGGATAGAGGCGAGTTAGCGTTAGGGAAAAATGTGCGTGTGGCGTTCATGCCTTGGAATGGCTATAACTTTGAAGACGCGATCGTGGTGAGTGAGCGCATCACTAAAGATGATATTTTCACTTCCACCCACATTTATGAAAAAGAAGTGGATGCTAGGGAGCTTAAGCATGGCGTGGAAGAGTTTACCGCTGATATTCCTGATGTGAAAGAAGAAGCGCTCGCTCATCTTGATGAAAGCGGGATCGTTAAAGTAGGCACTTATGTGAGCGCTGGCATGATTTTAGTGGGTAAGACTTCTCCTAAAGGCGAGATTAAAAGCACGCCTGAAGAGCGGCTTTTAAGGGCTATTTTTGGGGATAAAGCCGGGCATGTGGTCAATAAGAGTTTGTATTGCCCCCCAAGTTTGGAAGGCACGGTGATTGATGTGAAAGTCTTCACTAAAAAAGGCTATGAGAAAGATGCGCGAGTTTTGAGCGCGTATGAAGAAGAAAAAGCCAAGCTTGATATGGAGCATTTTGATCGCTTGACCATGCTTAATAGAGAAGAATTGTTGCGCATTAGCTCACTCCTTTCTCAAGCGGTTTTAGAAGAGCCTTTCAGCCATAATGGTAAGGATTATAAAGAAGGCGATCAAATCCCTAAAGAAGAAATCGCTTCAATCAATCGCTTCACTTTGGCTAGTTTGGTGAAAAAGTATTCTAAAGAAGTGCAAAACCACTATGAAATCACTAAAAACAATTTCTTAGAGCAAAAGAAAGTCTTGGGCGAAGAGCATGAAGAAAAGCTCTCTATTTTAGAAAAAGATGATATTTTGCCTAATGGCGTGATCAAAAAAGTCAAGCTTTATATCGCTACAAAACGAAAGCTTAAAGTGGGCGATAAAATGGCAGGAAGGCATGGGAATAAAGGGATTGTGTCTAATATCGTGCCGGTTGCGGATATGCCTTATACCGCTGATGGCGAGCCTGTAGATATTGTCTTAAACCCTTTAGGCGTGCCAAGCCGCATGAATATCGGGCAGATTTTAGAAATGCATTTAGGCTTAGTGGGGAAAGAATTTGGGAAGCAAATCGCTAGCATGCTAGAGGATAAAACCAAAGATTTTGCCAAAGAATTGCGCGCTAAAATGCTAGAAATCACTAACGCCATTAATGAAAAAGACTCCTTGACAATCCATGTTCTTGAGAGTTGTTCTGATGAAGAGCTTTTGGAATACGCAAAAGATTGGAGCAAGGGTGTTAAGATGGCTATCCCTGTGTTTGAAGGCATCTCGCAAGAAAAATTTTATAAGCTATTTGAGTTAGCCAAGATCGCTATGGATGGCAAAATGGATCTGTATGACGGGCGCACAGGCGAGAAAATGAGGGAACGCGTGAATGTGGGCTATATGTATATGATCAAACTCCACCATTTAGTAGATGAAAAAGTCCATGCCAGAAGCACAGGTCCTTATAGCTTAGTAACGCACCAGCCTGTTGGGGGTAAAGCGCTTTTTGGGGGTCAAAGGTTTGGGGAAATGGAAGTGTGGGCGCTAGAAGCTTATGGCGCAGCGCACACTCTAAAAGAAATGCTCACCATTAAATCCGATGATATTAGAGGCAGAGAGAACGCTTATAGGGCTATCGTTAAAGGGGAGCAAGTGGGCGAGAGCGAAATCCCTGAGACTTTCTATGTCTTGACTAAAGAATTGCAATCGCTCGCTTTGGATATTAATATTTTTGGGGACGATGTGGATGAGGATGGAGCGCCTAAACCCATTGTCATTAAAGAAGATGACAGGCCTAAAGACTTTAGCTCTTTCCAGCTCACTCTAGCCAGCCCTGAAAAAATCCATTCTTGGAGTTATGGGGAAGTTAAAAAGCCAGAAACGATCAATTATCGCACCCTAAAACCTGAACGAGACGGCTTGTTTTGCATGAAAATCTTTGGCCCTACTAAAGATTATGAATGCTTGTGCGGTAAATACAAAAAGCCTCGCTTCAAAGACATTGGAACATGCGAAAAATGCGGCGTGGCGATCACGCATTCCAAAGTCAGGCGTTTCAGAATGGGGCATATTGAATTGGCCACTCCTGTAGCGCATATCTGGTATGTCAATTCCTTGCCTAGCCGTATCGGCACGCTTTTAGGCGTTAAGATGAAAGACTTAGAGCGCGTGTTGTATTATGAAGCTTATATCGTTAAAGAGCCAGGCGAAGCCTCTTATGACAATGAAGGCACTAAGCTTGTGATGAAATACGATATTTTGAATGAAGAGCAGTATCAAAATATCTCACGAAGATACGAAGACAGGGGCTTTGTAGCGCAAATGGGCGGTGAAGCGATCAAGGATTTGCTAGAAGAAATTGATTTAATCACCTTATTGCAGAGTTTGAAAGAAGAAGTGAAAGACACTAATTCCGATGCGAAAAAGAAAAAACTCATTAAGCGTTTGAAAGTGGTAGAAAGCTTTTTAAATTCTGGTAACAGGCCTGAGTGGATGATGCTTACGGTTTTACCGGTATTGCCACCGGATTTAAGGCCTTTAGTCGCGCTAGATGGCGGGAAGTTTGCGGTCAGCGATGTGAATGAATTGTATCGCCGTGTCATCAATCGTAACCAACGCTTGAAACGCTTAATGGAGCTTGGGGCACCAGAAATCATTGTGCGCAATGAAAAAAGGATGTTGCAAGAAGCCGTGGATGTGCTTTTTGATAACGGCCGCAGCACCAATGCGGTTAAAGGGGCTAACAAGCGCCCTTTAAAATCGCTCAGTGAAATCATTAAAGGCAAGCAAGGGCGTTTCAGGCAAAACCTTTTAGGCAAGCGCGTGGATTTTTCAGGCAGAAGCGTGATTGTGGTTGGGCCTAATCTTAAAATGGATGAATGCGGATTGCCTAAAAACATGGCGTTAGAACTCTTCAAACCGCATTTGTTATCCAAGCTTGAAGAGAGAGGCTATGCCACCACGCTCAAACAAGCTAAACGCATGATTGAACAAAAAAGCAATGAAGTGTGGGAGTGCTTGCAAGAAATCACAGAGGGGTATCCGGTGTTACTCAACCGTGCTCCTACCTTGCACAAGCAATCCATTCAAGCGTTCCATCCAAAGCTTATTGACGGCAAAGCGATCCAATTGCACCCGTTAGTGTGTTCAGCGTTCAACGCCGATTTTGACGGAGACCAAATGGCGGTGCATGTGCCTTTAAGCCAGGAAGCGATCGCTGAATGCAAAGTGCTGATGCTGAGCTCTATGAATATCCTTTTACCCGCTAGCGGCAAAGCCGTAGCCATTCCTAGCCAGGATATGGTTTTAGGGCTTTATTATCTTTCTTTAGAAAAGAGCGGGGTCAAGGGTGAGCATAAGCTTTTTTCTAGCGTGAATGAAATCATTACCGCTATTGACACGAAAGAATTAGACATCCACGCAAAGATTAGGGTTTTAGATCAAGGGAATATTATCGCTACGAGCGCAGGGCGCATGATCATCAAGTCCATTTTGCCTGATTTTATCCCTACTGATTTGTGGAACAGGTCCATGAAGAAAAAAGATATTGGCGTGCTTGTGGATTATGTGCATAAAGTGGGTGGTATCGGCATTACCGCAACCTTTTTGGATAATTTAAAAACGCTTGGCTTTAGGTATGCGACTAAGGCTGGTATTTCTATCTCTATGGAGGATATTATCACACCAAAAGACAAGCAAAAAATGGTGGAAAAAGCCAAAATAGAGGTTAAAAAAATCCAGCAACAATACGATCAAGGGTTGCTCACTGATCAAGAGCGCTACAATAAGATCATTGACACTTGGACTGAAGTCAATGACAAAATGAGTAAAGAAATGATGACCGCTATCGCACAAGACAAAGAGGGCTTTAACTCTATTTATATGATGGCAGATAGCGGTGCAAGGGGTAGCGCGGCGCAAATCCGTCAGCTTTCAGCGATGAGAGGTCTTATGACAAAGCCAGATGGCAGTATCATTGAAACGCCCATTATTTCTAACTTTAAAGAGGGGTTGAATGTCTTAGAATACTTTAACTCCACGCATGGCGCTAGAAAGGGCTTAGCGGATACAGCGCTAAAAACAGCCAATGCGGGGTATTTGACAAGAAAGCTCATTGATGTTTCGCAAAATGTCAAGGTGGTGTCTGATGATTGCGGCACGCATGAAGGGATTGAAATCACGGATATTGCGGTGGGGAGTGAGCTGATTGAGCCTTTAGAAGAGCGTATTTTTGGGCGCGTTTTATTAGAAGATGTGATCGATCCCATTACGAATGAAATCTTACTTTATGCGGACACTTTGATTGATGAAGAGGGCGCTAAAAAGGTGGTTGAAGCCGGGATTAAATCTATTACGATCCGCACTCCAGTAACTTGTAAAGCGCCAAAGGGCGTGTGCGCAAAATGCTATGGCTTGAATTTAGGCGAAGGCAAGATGAGTTATCCGGGTGAAGCGGTGGGCGTGGTAGCCGCGCAATCTATCGGGGAGCCTGGAACTCAGCTCACTTTAAGGACTTTCCATGTGGGCGGGACAGCGAGCAGGAGTCAGGATGAGCGCGAAATTGTAGCGAGCAAAGAAGGTTTTGTGCGTTTCTACAACCTTAGGACTTACACGAATAAGGAGGGTAAAAACATTATCGCTAACCGCCGTAACGCTTCTATTTTAGTGGTAGAGCCTAAGATTAAAGCGCCTTTTGATGGGGAATTACGCATTGAAACGGTCTATGAAGAAGTCGTTGTGAGCGTGAAAAATAGCGATCAAGAAGCCAAATTTGTTTTAAGAAGAAGCGATATTGTCAAGCCAAGCGAATTAGCCGGTGTTGGCGGTAAGATTGAGGGGAAAGTGTATTTGCCTTATGCTAGTGGGTATAAGGTGCATAAGGGGGGAAGTATCGCTGATATTATCCAAGAGGGCTGGAATGTGCCTAATCGCATCCCTTATGCGAGCGAATTGCTAGTCAAGGATAATGACCCTATTGCACAAGATGTGTATGCCAAAGAAAAAGGCACAATCAAATACTATGTTTTAGAGGCTAATCATTTGGAGCGCACCCATGGGATCAAAAAGGGCGATATTGTGAGCGAAAAAGGCTTGTTTGCGGTGATAGCTGATGATAATGGTAGGGAAGCCGCTCGCCATTATATCGCTAGGGGTTCTGAGATCTTAATTGATGATAATAGTGAAGTGGGCGTTAATAGCGTGATTTCTAAACCCACGACTAACACTTTCAAAACGATTGCCACATGGGATCCTTACAACACCCCTATCATTGCGGACTTTAAAGGTAAGGTGAGTTTTGTGGATATTATCGCAGGGGTTACTGTCGCTGAAAAAGAAGACGAAAATACCGGTATCACAAGCTTAGTGGTGAATGATTACATTCCAAGCGGATACAAACCAAGCTTGTTTTTAGAGGGGGATAATGGCGAAGAAGTGCGTTATTTCCTAGAGCCAAAAACCTCTATCGCTGTTAGTGATGGCTCTAGCGTGGAGCAGGCTGAAGTGTTAGCCAAGATCCCTAAAGCGACCGTTAAATCCAGGGATATTACCGGGGGTCTCCCAAGGGTTTCTGAACTCTTTGAAGCGAGAAAACCCAAGCCTAAAGATGTGGCGATCCTTTCTGAAGTTGATGGGATCGTGAGTTTTGGTAAGCCCATTCGCAATAAAGAACACATTATCGTAACCTCTAAAGATGGCCGTTCCATGGATTATTTTGTGGATAAGGGCAAGCAAATTTTAGTGCATACCGATGAATTTGTGCATGCAGGAGAAGCGATGACGGATGGAGTGGTTTCAAGCCATGATATTTTAAGGATCAGCGGCGAAAAAGAGCTTTATAAATACATTGTGAGCGAAGTCCAGCAAGTGTATCGCAGGCAGGGGGTAAGCATTGCAGATAAGCATATTGAAATCATTGTTTCTCAAATGCTAAGGCAAGTGCGTATTTTAGACAGCGGGGATAGCAAGTTTATTGAAGGGGATTTGGTCAGTAAAAAACTCTTCAAAGAAGAAAACGCTCGTGTGATCGCTTTAAAAGGCGAGCCAGCGATTGCTGAACCGGTGCTTTTAGGGATCACTAGAGCGGCTATCGGGAGCGATAGCATTATTTCAGCGGCCTCTTTCCAAGAAACGACTAAAGTTTTAACAGAAGCCAGTATCGCTATGAAAAAAGACTTTTTAGAGGATTTGAAAGAGAATGTGGTGTTGGGGAGGATGATCCCTGTGGGAACAGGCATGTATAAGAATAAAAAAATCGTGCTAAAAACGCTTGAATATGACTCTAAATTTTGA